Within Dysgonomonas sp. HDW5A, the genomic segment TCCGATAATTCGATTGTTATACTTAGGTTCTCTTTGATGAAAGATGAAATTTCGCGTCCCATAACTGCCACAAAAAAAGTCAATCCCAATAAAAATAAAACAAGGGTAATGCTTACTGTTGTAGTTACTCCGGTTCCAAATAGAGATGTAGTCTTTAGTTGACGATTTTTTGACATAAAATATTTACTCTGCTTTTATTTTTGTATCTTCGATATAAGTGGTTCAGATACTTCACGCCTTAATTTGGTGCAAAGGAACAAAATATAATGCTGTTTTGTAGCATTTTTTATGTTTTTTAATTATAAAAATACAGAATACTAGCGAATATGATTCTTAGAATACCTTAATTTTGTCGATTCATATCTAAATTATATTATTTCTAAAACAAAGCCTGCAGGCTTATTGTTTTCATATATGTGTAATCTTTTATATATTCGCACATATTATAGAAAAAGTTTATTAATAGAAATTACAATTTTACAATAAAGTATTATATAAAATGCAAGAAGATCAAGATACAATATTGGATGAGATAACATCCGGTGATTATAAATATGGCTTCGTAACCGATATCGAAAACGAATCCATTGGTAAGGGTTTGAATGAAGATGTTATCAGACTGATTTCATCTAAAAAAAATGAGCCTGAATGGTTGCTTGAATACCGTTTAACTGCTTACAGACATTGGCTTACAATGAAGATGCCTGAGTGGGCACAGTTAGATATTCCTGAAATAAATTATCAGGATGTAATTTATTATTCGGCACCTAAACAAAAAATAGCACCAGAAAGTCTGGATCAGGTAGATCCTGAGCTGTTGAAAACATTCGATAAGTTAGGCATCTCAATAAACGAACAGAAGAAGTTGGTTGGAATGGCTGTAGACGTTGTAATGGACAGTGTTTCGGTGAAAACAACCTTTAGAGATGTGCTTTCTGAAAAAGGAATTATCTTTTGTTCTTTCGGAGAAGCCGTTCAAGAGTATCCCGAATTGGTTAAGAAGTATTTAGGGACAGTTGTTTCCTCCAAAGATAATTACTTTGCAGCATTAAATTCGGCTGTATTCAGTGATGGTTCGTTTGCTTATATTCCAAAAGGAGTTCGTTGTCCGATGGAACTTTCGACCTACTTCCGTATCAATGCGGCTAACACAGGTCAGTTTGAGAGAACCTTACTGGTGGCAGATGACGATTCGTATGTAAGTTACTTGGAAGGCTGTACAGCTCCTATGAGAGATGAGAACCAGTTGCATGCTGCTATTGTTGAGATAATTGCGATGGATCGTGCAGAGGTGAAATATTCAACGGTTCAGAACTGGTATCCGGGAGATAAAGATGGTAAAGGAGGTATTTACAACTTTGTTACGAAGCGTGGAATTTGTAAAGGAGAGTCTTCTAAAATATCATGGACGCAGGTCGAAACAGGTTCTGCTATAACATGGAAGTATCCATCTTGTATATTGGCAGGGGATAACTCTACCGGCGAATTCTACTCGGTTGCAGTTACTAACCATCATCAGCAAGCTGATACCGGAACGAAGATGATTCACATCGGTAAAAATACCAGAAGCCGTATCGTTTCGAAAGGTATTTCTGCAGGACAAAGTCAGAACTCTTATAGAGGGCTGGTAAAAGTCTCTCCAAAGGCTGAGAATGCCCGTAATCACTCACAATGCGATAGTTTGTTGCTAGGAGATAAATGCGGAGCTCACACATTTCCATATTCTGAAATAGCAAACTCTACAGCTATTATAGAACACGAGGCTACTACTTCGAAAATTAGTGAAGATCAGGTTTTTTATTGCAATCAACGTGGTATAGCTACCGAAGATGCAGTAGGACTCATTGTGAACGGCTATGCAAAGGAGGTTATGCAAAAACTGCCTATGGAATTTGCAGTTGAAGCTCAAAAATTACTTCAGATTAGTCTGGAGGGAAGTGTCGGTTAATTAAGTATGGAATAGTTGTTGCTCATAAGAACTATTTTTTAGTTTTTGATAATTATCACTTTTAATAAAGTTTATATAGAAGTAAGGAAGAAGCAGAAATTGTATCAAACACAATTTCTGCTTCTGTTTTTATTTTAATTTGCAGTTAATCTGCAAAAATAGAATATGATATTACGCCCTTAAACAATAATTATCTATACATTTTATATTACCATTTGAAGTCTGTTTTATGTACAGTTAAGTATATGTAGTTGCTGTTTTTACAACCTTTATTAATATCTGCCCACTCTGAACTGCCTGAAAACTTCACCCATGACCAACTTGAATTAATAAGAATATTACTTGGAGGGTTACCGGTATCTGATGAGCCAATAAAGTCAATGGCTTTGGTGTCATTAGCATTCACTTTTCTGTATGCCAAATAAAGATATTCGCCTTTAGCTCCTTTGTTTAGATCATATCCAATTTTAATCCATCCAGCTGGTGCCGGAGCATTATTTCCACGAAGGACTACTATATCTGCAATAGCATCATGATTCGAATCTTTTAATTGAGAAAGATATCCGATTCGGATATAGTCTCCTTTAGCTTTGTGATTAGCATCTAATACGTCGCCATGGTTACCACTATACATATCGGTGCGAACTAATGCAGTATAACCACTAGGCGTATCTGTTCCTTTTTGGTTCCAGGCATTGATTGCTGTGATAAAGGTAGAGTAATTTCCTAATGTTTTTTCTTGATTCTTTACGCGATTATTAAATTCTTGAAGAATTGCATTTGCTTTGGCTGCATTCACTTCTGCAACTAATGTCCAAATAGGGATAAGACATTGGTTGAAGTCTCCGATACCGCAAAGGTCAGGATTGGCTTTTATACTGTTTACCCAATTTGAGTATCCAGCATTGAAGCTTGCTTGATCTATAAAACTAACATTGTTTCCTCCATGGGTATAACTGGAAAAATAGGAATTGTTTTGTAG encodes:
- the sufB gene encoding Fe-S cluster assembly protein SufB, translating into MQEDQDTILDEITSGDYKYGFVTDIENESIGKGLNEDVIRLISSKKNEPEWLLEYRLTAYRHWLTMKMPEWAQLDIPEINYQDVIYYSAPKQKIAPESLDQVDPELLKTFDKLGISINEQKKLVGMAVDVVMDSVSVKTTFRDVLSEKGIIFCSFGEAVQEYPELVKKYLGTVVSSKDNYFAALNSAVFSDGSFAYIPKGVRCPMELSTYFRINAANTGQFERTLLVADDDSYVSYLEGCTAPMRDENQLHAAIVEIIAMDRAEVKYSTVQNWYPGDKDGKGGIYNFVTKRGICKGESSKISWTQVETGSAITWKYPSCILAGDNSTGEFYSVAVTNHHQQADTGTKMIHIGKNTRSRIVSKGISAGQSQNSYRGLVKVSPKAENARNHSQCDSLLLGDKCGAHTFPYSEIANSTAIIEHEATTSKISEDQVFYCNQRGIATEDAVGLIVNGYAKEVMQKLPMEFAVEAQKLLQISLEGSVG